In a genomic window of Pirellulales bacterium:
- a CDS encoding CaiB/BaiF CoA-transferase family protein: protein MMAQAANLLNGIRVLDFSRVLAGPFCCQLLADLGAEVVKIERPGTGDDTRQWGPPFLGDGGPSAYYLSCNRGKRSLALDLARAESRGVLDDLLQAADVVVENFLPAALVKLGLEPARLAALNPELVRVSISGYGRTGPAADAPGYDLTVQAGVGLMSITGPPEGPPMKVGVAITDILSGLYAAVAALSGLLARDRTSSATTPPSDAKLGSFDIALADCTLAALVNVVQGVLVNGQRPRRWGNAHPQIVPYEAFATADGFLVLAIGNDGQWRRFCAAAECNSLAAGPSFGSNPSRVEHRDELIPLLADLMRSKTNAEWLKLCDAADVPCSAVLAIDEAMHTPQIAAREMIQQLADERGRQFATVASPIHYDGRPLCSPQAPPAIGEHTDEVLREWLAYDEKRIGALELAGVVSR, encoded by the coding sequence ATGATGGCGCAAGCGGCGAACCTGCTGAACGGCATTCGGGTATTGGACTTTTCACGAGTTCTGGCCGGACCGTTTTGTTGTCAGCTTCTTGCCGACCTGGGGGCCGAAGTGGTCAAGATCGAGCGTCCCGGCACGGGAGACGACACACGGCAATGGGGGCCGCCGTTTCTCGGCGACGGTGGCCCCAGCGCTTACTACCTCTCGTGCAATCGAGGCAAGCGCTCGTTGGCCCTCGATCTGGCGAGGGCCGAATCCCGCGGCGTGCTCGATGATCTGCTGCAAGCCGCCGACGTCGTGGTCGAAAACTTTCTCCCGGCGGCGCTCGTCAAACTCGGATTGGAGCCAGCCCGGCTTGCAGCGTTGAACCCGGAATTGGTGCGCGTTTCGATCTCCGGCTACGGCCGAACCGGTCCGGCGGCCGACGCGCCGGGATACGATCTCACGGTGCAGGCGGGGGTGGGCCTGATGTCGATCACCGGGCCGCCGGAAGGGCCGCCAATGAAAGTCGGCGTCGCGATTACCGATATTCTGAGCGGCCTGTACGCGGCCGTCGCCGCGCTGAGCGGCCTACTGGCACGCGACCGAACGTCGTCAGCGACCACACCGCCGAGCGATGCGAAACTCGGTTCGTTCGATATCGCATTGGCCGATTGCACGCTTGCGGCGCTCGTGAATGTCGTGCAGGGAGTGCTGGTGAACGGCCAGCGCCCGAGGCGCTGGGGCAACGCCCACCCTCAGATCGTGCCCTACGAAGCATTTGCAACGGCCGACGGCTTTTTGGTTTTGGCGATCGGGAACGACGGGCAATGGCGGCGTTTTTGCGCAGCGGCCGAATGCAATTCTCTGGCGGCCGGTCCGAGCTTTGGCAGCAATCCATCGCGCGTCGAGCATCGCGACGAGCTGATTCCGCTCTTGGCAGACCTCATGCGCAGCAAAACCAATGCGGAATGGCTGAAGCTGTGCGATGCGGCCGATGTGCCCTGCTCGGCGGTGCTGGCGATCGACGAGGCGATGCACACGCCGCAAATCGCGGCCCGCGAAATGATTCAGCAGCTCGCTGACGAACGCGGCCGGCAATTCGCCACCGTGGCATCACCCATTCACTACGACGGCCGGCCGCTCTGTTCTCCGCAAGCGCCGCCGGCCATCGGCGAGCATACCGACGAAGTGCTTCGGGAGTGGCTGGCATACGACGAGAAGCGCATCGGTGCGTTGGAGCTTGCGGGCGTGGTAAGCCGATAA